The Candidatus Paracaedibacteraceae bacterium genome has a segment encoding these proteins:
- a CDS encoding helix-turn-helix domain-containing protein, protein MSQNAEVLATAEQKVVDLKTIGAQFKDAREAKNVSIADASAEIHIRQLYLKSIESGDLDALPGHIYKVGFVRTYANYLKLDARQILADMNLVEEVVPDYSSFTYSVPVDRQRRPGIKLTLAATTLLFIGGVVLYVSDEFAVHESETMTGEQTLLPGTELSLPSQDISQVSVPDLEVAPIQEASPVENNTPINLQPPLDVDFPVRIVATKSAWVQVSDETGKAVFVRLMREGETYTVPTDGKFKLNTGNGGGVILSIGDKRSNPIGDEGKVIRGIDLSKESVTKILGS, encoded by the coding sequence ATGTCGCAAAATGCAGAAGTATTGGCCACTGCAGAGCAAAAAGTCGTGGATTTGAAAACGATTGGTGCTCAGTTTAAAGATGCACGTGAGGCAAAGAACGTCTCGATTGCAGACGCATCGGCGGAAATTCATATTCGACAATTATATCTCAAGTCGATTGAAAGCGGTGATCTTGATGCTTTGCCCGGACATATTTATAAGGTTGGGTTTGTTCGGACTTATGCTAACTATTTAAAGCTTGATGCAAGGCAAATCTTAGCGGATATGAATCTTGTTGAGGAAGTCGTCCCTGATTATTCTAGTTTCACATATTCTGTCCCAGTCGATAGACAGCGTCGACCTGGTATTAAATTGACGCTTGCAGCAACAACGCTTTTATTTATAGGAGGCGTTGTTTTATATGTATCTGATGAATTTGCTGTGCATGAATCAGAAACCATGACAGGGGAACAAACTTTGCTTCCAGGAACAGAGCTGAGTTTGCCATCTCAGGATATATCTCAAGTATCCGTGCCAGATCTTGAAGTTGCACCTATTCAAGAAGCAAGCCCGGTTGAAAATAATACTCCTATTAATTTACAACCCCCCTTGGATGTAGACTTTCCTGTTCGTATTGTAGCGACAAAAAGTGCGTGGGTTCAGGTTAGTGATGAAACGGGGAAGGCTGTTTTTGTTCGTTTGATGCGAGAGGGTGAGACATACACTGTGCCAACAGATGGTAAGTTTAAGCTCAATACCGGTAATGGCGGTGGTGTCATACTATCCATTGGAGACAAGCGGTCAAATCCTATTGGTGATGAAGGTAAAGTTATTCGTGGTATTGATTTGTCGAAAGAATCGGTTACCAAAATTCTTGGATCCTAA
- the gcvPB gene encoding aminomethyl-transferring glycine dehydrogenase subunit GcvPB gives MTQTFSGNRGLQLEEPLIFELNLPNISGVDIDPVEVCTQSYLAGKTRSSIGLPGLSEPRAIRHYTRLSQKNYSIDAGMYPLGSCTMKHNPRINEKVARYFSDLHPLQPHSTLQGAYAIIYELAFWLMELTGMSAVAMSPAAGAHGELCGIMAIKKALEVRNDNRKTILVPESAHGTNPATAAACGFEVKTIPANEGGRVDIKALLEAMDSSVAGIMLTNPNTCGLFEVDIIQIADAIHAVDGYFYCDGANFNAIVGKVKPADLGVDCMHINLHKTFSTPHGGGGPGSGPVVLSDRLAPYAPLPYVMKKGDEYCLIEDDDSGLSLGRIKGFHGQMGMFTRALAFIISHGKDGLRQISEDAVMNANYILSRLKEAFSPAFSGFCMHEALFSDSFLKGTEVTTLDFSKAMIDEGYHPMTMYFPLVVHGAMLIEPTESETKQSLDDFCDMMLDLVKRAKSGDAQSFKESPKLTPRRRLDETLAARSPKLRWKKSGDITSASQVA, from the coding sequence ATGACTCAAACATTCAGTGGTAACCGAGGTTTGCAATTAGAGGAACCGCTGATTTTTGAACTTAATCTTCCCAATATATCCGGTGTCGATATTGATCCTGTTGAGGTGTGTACGCAATCTTATCTTGCTGGGAAAACGCGCTCTTCTATTGGTTTGCCTGGTCTATCAGAACCACGGGCTATTCGTCATTATACGCGGTTAAGTCAGAAAAACTATAGCATTGATGCTGGGATGTATCCGTTGGGATCTTGTACAATGAAGCATAATCCTCGAATCAATGAGAAAGTAGCACGATATTTTTCTGATCTTCATCCATTACAGCCACACTCTACTCTACAGGGTGCGTATGCGATTATTTATGAGCTTGCCTTTTGGTTGATGGAACTAACCGGAATGTCTGCTGTTGCTATGTCGCCTGCTGCTGGGGCGCATGGTGAATTATGTGGGATCATGGCAATCAAAAAAGCTCTTGAAGTTCGTAATGATAATCGTAAGACCATTCTAGTCCCTGAATCTGCACATGGCACCAATCCGGCAACTGCGGCTGCTTGTGGTTTCGAGGTTAAAACGATCCCTGCAAATGAAGGGGGGCGTGTGGATATAAAGGCATTGCTTGAGGCTATGGATTCTAGTGTTGCCGGTATTATGCTAACCAATCCGAATACATGTGGCTTGTTTGAAGTTGATATTATACAAATTGCTGATGCAATCCATGCTGTTGACGGGTATTTCTATTGTGATGGCGCAAACTTTAATGCAATTGTCGGTAAGGTTAAACCCGCTGATTTGGGGGTGGACTGTATGCACATTAATCTGCATAAGACATTTTCCACCCCACATGGTGGAGGCGGTCCCGGTAGTGGTCCTGTTGTTCTCTCTGACCGGTTGGCACCTTATGCTCCACTTCCGTATGTTATGAAAAAAGGTGATGAGTATTGTCTTATTGAGGATGATGATTCAGGATTATCTTTGGGGCGTATTAAGGGGTTTCATGGGCAAATGGGAATGTTTACGCGTGCGTTAGCTTTTATCATTAGTCATGGTAAGGACGGACTGCGACAGATTTCTGAAGATGCTGTGATGAATGCGAATTATATTTTGTCGCGTCTTAAGGAAGCGTTTTCTCCTGCATTTTCTGGTTTCTGTATGCATGAAGCTTTGTTTAGTGATAGCTTCTTAAAAGGCACAGAGGTGACAACCCTTGATTTTTCAAAAGCAATGATCGACGAAGGGTATCATCCGATGACCATGTATTTTCCGTTGGTTGTTCACGGAGCTATGTTGATTGAGCCGACTGAATCTGAAACTAAACAATCCCTAGATGATTTTTGTGATATGATGTTGGATCTTGTAAAGCGAGCAAAGTCTGGTGATGCTCAATCTTTCAAAGAGTCTCCGAAATTAACGCCAAGACGTCGTTTAGATGAAACATTAGCAGCCCGATCTCCTAAGTTGCGCTGGAAAAAATCAGGAGACATCACTTCTGCAAGTCAAGTGGCTTAA
- a CDS encoding S9 family peptidase — MRSLPYFCTILLMSSFHVGVAQDMPNPPYNSLNNSTDSLPVPPVAEKRPYISTHHGVELKDDYAWLRDSAWKGPEDGVKDPAIMSYILAENGYHDAIMTPLQSERDRLFNQIKGYVAEVDESVPVKDGAYYYWSRQTKNQNYPVRYRKKGIDGQAEIYFDANKESKGHSFYQAGGLNVSPNGELLIYKVDTSGNEFFTLRIRNLLTGEELTDTIDSIAGTVWLPDGTGFYYSEFTPEWRTKKIFLHKLGTEKSEDILIAEETDDVRSIGLGQSFDERYIFIESGSKDENSISYIDLQDPTRTVHSLFDLKENRRYEVEHHNGYFYVLTNDQGDNMRLGRLPVGGNPDALEELLAHDPQTYITGFLPYKEQFVLSFKRLGLETFSVMDPVTFKMRAIEFMDPAYEAGLIPTYFEDDGLRYSYSSMARPNSTVEVKFADLKSTILKTQEIGSGFDPDLYTVERLWIDARDGVKVPISLAYRKDKYQKGTDSPLMLYGYGSYGYAIPAYFSSQALLWMDNGFAYAIAHPRGGDDLGYQWYLDGKYLKKENTFNDFADCAKALVSLGYVQHGNIATMGGSAGGMLMGAMANRYSDLFKVVIAAVPFVDVMNTMLDDTLPLTPGEFKEWGNPIESEEYFRYMLGYSPYDNMPAQNYPAMYVTGGLTDPRVTYWEPTKWMAKLRELNTGNLPSVMHMNINAGHAGASRRDDALRERADFLAFTMHVFNLGE, encoded by the coding sequence ATGCGCTCTTTACCTTATTTCTGTACAATATTGTTAATGTCTTCATTTCATGTCGGAGTTGCTCAAGATATGCCGAATCCACCTTATAATTCACTTAATAACTCTACGGATTCATTGCCTGTCCCACCAGTTGCTGAAAAACGACCTTATATTTCAACTCATCACGGTGTTGAGTTAAAAGATGATTATGCTTGGTTGAGGGATTCAGCATGGAAGGGGCCGGAGGACGGTGTGAAAGACCCTGCTATTATGAGCTATATTTTAGCGGAAAACGGATATCATGATGCTATTATGACTCCTTTGCAGTCTGAAAGAGATCGCCTTTTCAATCAAATAAAAGGGTATGTGGCTGAAGTTGATGAATCAGTCCCAGTCAAAGACGGGGCTTATTATTACTGGTCACGTCAAACAAAAAATCAGAATTATCCTGTGCGTTACCGCAAAAAAGGAATTGATGGACAAGCAGAAATCTATTTTGATGCGAATAAGGAATCCAAAGGCCATAGTTTTTATCAGGCAGGTGGCCTCAATGTTAGTCCAAATGGAGAGCTTCTCATCTATAAAGTTGATACCAGTGGCAATGAGTTTTTTACCCTTAGAATTCGAAATCTCTTAACCGGTGAAGAGCTGACAGACACTATTGACTCAATTGCTGGTACAGTTTGGTTGCCGGACGGCACTGGTTTTTACTATTCCGAATTTACCCCTGAATGGCGGACTAAGAAAATATTCTTGCATAAGCTGGGAACAGAAAAATCAGAGGATATTCTAATTGCAGAAGAAACCGATGATGTTCGTAGTATTGGTCTTGGTCAATCCTTTGATGAGCGTTATATCTTTATAGAGTCCGGATCAAAGGACGAAAATTCAATTTCATACATTGATCTACAAGATCCGACACGGACAGTTCATTCTTTATTTGACCTCAAGGAAAATCGTCGCTATGAGGTTGAACATCATAACGGCTATTTCTATGTTCTAACCAATGATCAAGGCGATAATATGCGCCTTGGCCGATTGCCGGTCGGTGGTAATCCTGATGCATTGGAAGAACTCCTTGCTCATGATCCGCAGACTTATATTACCGGATTCTTACCGTATAAAGAACAATTTGTTCTGTCTTTTAAACGTTTGGGACTTGAAACATTTTCTGTTATGGATCCGGTGACCTTTAAGATGCGTGCGATTGAGTTCATGGATCCTGCTTATGAGGCAGGGTTGATTCCTACTTATTTTGAGGATGATGGGCTTAGATACAGTTATTCATCTATGGCACGCCCAAACTCAACTGTTGAAGTTAAATTTGCAGATCTAAAATCAACGATACTGAAAACCCAAGAAATAGGCAGTGGTTTTGATCCTGATCTTTATACTGTGGAACGCTTGTGGATTGATGCCCGGGATGGAGTCAAAGTTCCTATTTCGTTGGCGTATCGTAAAGATAAGTATCAAAAAGGGACTGATTCGCCATTGATGCTGTATGGTTATGGATCTTATGGGTATGCGATTCCTGCGTACTTTAGTAGTCAAGCTTTGTTGTGGATGGATAATGGTTTTGCCTATGCGATTGCTCATCCTCGAGGGGGTGATGATTTAGGGTATCAATGGTATTTGGATGGTAAATACCTGAAAAAAGAAAATACATTCAACGATTTTGCAGATTGTGCTAAGGCTCTTGTGAGTCTAGGATATGTTCAGCATGGAAATATCGCAACCATGGGTGGAAGCGCTGGTGGTATGTTAATGGGCGCAATGGCGAATCGTTATTCGGATTTGTTTAAGGTTGTTATTGCAGCTGTTCCTTTTGTTGATGTTATGAATACAATGCTAGACGACACCTTGCCGTTAACGCCGGGTGAGTTCAAGGAATGGGGCAATCCAATCGAAAGTGAAGAGTATTTCCGATATATGCTGGGGTATTCGCCGTATGATAACATGCCTGCGCAAAACTATCCTGCCATGTATGTAACAGGCGGGTTAACTGATCCGCGTGTTACCTATTGGGAGCCAACTAAGTGGATGGCAAAGTTGCGCGAGCTAAATACTGGGAATTTGCCGTCTGTTATGCATATGAATATTAATGCTGGACATGCAGGCGCATCACGTCGGGATGACGCATTGCGTGAAAGAGCAGATTTCCTTGCGTTTACAATGCATGTGTTTAATTTAGGGGAATAA
- the frr gene encoding ribosome recycling factor, producing the protein MTNQLITESGRRMDGAVDVLNRELSGLRTGRASVNLLDAVKVDAYGSPTPINQVGNVNVPEPRMLTVQVWDNGMIKAVEKAIREAGLGLNPSVDGQLVRVPLPPLTEERRQELTKIAAKYAEEARISVRNVRRDAMEALKKSEKDGDISEDEHRRLSDEVQKVTDTHIKKIDENLASKQKDIMQV; encoded by the coding sequence ATGACAAATCAATTAATCACCGAATCTGGTCGTCGCATGGATGGCGCCGTTGACGTTCTAAACCGCGAATTGTCCGGTCTTCGCACAGGTCGCGCATCCGTTAATTTACTGGATGCCGTAAAAGTAGACGCTTATGGCTCTCCTACCCCGATCAATCAAGTTGGTAACGTGAACGTCCCAGAACCCCGCATGTTGACCGTGCAAGTTTGGGATAACGGTATGATTAAGGCTGTTGAAAAGGCAATCCGTGAAGCTGGTCTTGGCCTAAACCCATCTGTTGACGGACAATTGGTTCGTGTCCCACTGCCACCGTTGACTGAAGAACGCCGTCAAGAGCTGACCAAAATTGCAGCAAAGTATGCCGAAGAAGCCCGTATCAGCGTTCGTAACGTTCGTCGCGATGCCATGGAAGCTTTGAAAAAATCAGAAAAAGACGGAGACATCTCAGAAGATGAGCATCGCCGTCTATCAGATGAAGTTCAAAAAGTTACAGATACGCACATCAAAAAAATTGATGAGAACTTAGCCTCTAAGCAAAAAGATATTATGCAGGTGTAA
- the pyrH gene encoding UMP kinase produces MTYKRVLLKLSGEALAEVDEAGQPQSLSNRMLHKIAADIHTATLSGIQVCVVIGGGNIFRGDKGSQVLGIDRSTCDYMGMLATVINALALQNALEQNDMVCRVMTAIPMKAIGEDYVRRRALSHMEKGRVVIFAAGSGNPFFTTDTAAALRALEMDCELLLKATKVDGVYDKDPVKHTDAKHYDRLSYNDILSDRLGVMDATAVALLREHKLPLAVFSIFEENGFANVLAGKGKHTLITQPE; encoded by the coding sequence ATGACCTATAAACGAGTCCTCCTCAAACTCTCTGGGGAGGCTTTGGCTGAAGTTGATGAAGCGGGGCAACCCCAATCTCTCAGCAATCGTATGTTGCATAAAATTGCAGCAGATATTCACACAGCAACATTATCCGGCATTCAAGTCTGCGTCGTTATCGGTGGTGGCAACATTTTCCGTGGTGATAAAGGTTCGCAAGTCCTTGGCATCGATCGCTCAACCTGTGATTACATGGGGATGCTTGCAACCGTTATCAACGCATTAGCACTACAAAATGCCCTAGAACAAAACGATATGGTTTGCCGTGTGATGACAGCCATTCCAATGAAGGCAATCGGCGAAGATTACGTTCGTCGCCGTGCACTGTCTCATATGGAAAAAGGTCGCGTTGTTATATTTGCAGCCGGTTCAGGCAACCCGTTCTTTACAACAGATACAGCAGCCGCTTTGCGTGCGCTTGAAATGGACTGTGAACTCCTTCTTAAGGCGACAAAAGTTGATGGCGTCTATGATAAAGATCCTGTTAAACACACAGATGCAAAACATTACGATCGCTTATCCTATAACGACATCTTAAGTGATCGCCTTGGGGTTATGGATGCAACAGCTGTGGCCCTACTCCGCGAACATAAGCTTCCTCTTGCTGTCTTTTCCATTTTCGAAGAAAACGGCTTTGCCAATGTATTGGCTGGTAAAGGCAAGCATACATTAATTACTCAGCCCGAATAG